In the genome of Drosophila pseudoobscura strain MV-25-SWS-2005 chromosome 3, UCI_Dpse_MV25, whole genome shotgun sequence, one region contains:
- the LOC4804604 gene encoding uncharacterized protein isoform X21, translated as MDLADQIDDYICSFEGLGDLTMDSLAIFIFLWAVLALFSVWLCKLLYRKYLNKEKTPSAANSRQSSVAPGAAALALGGSSKPEKRLSEPRDMLATKSKVEDLSKPLTGASAGRGRSSASPLSGGAAGAAGPRRRVVRQSSTGPENRKKRYVPPPSNVVGPETSSVTWTSQVFRWLYSDLVIVNELLMSWVIAINDSLRKSVEEHGVAVEVVRVLPDSPAPGLNNIFCNCDENNPADMLITFDCDAMPVLQVKTFRQKSGKVETSHYKVTVSRFRARMAIPMNYNSLKGEMRVEGYPDVRIAMNSVGAIKPMDQDEQQLQTVISDILTTALRDTVYPVDFSIYSTCPRAEVEPLDLPVIYPVHYDSLAHNMEHHLGGVGLRDSQHMVSGRRLLVKIVKGEGLRDAHDPYVVIEMDEPAQKNQTGTQRGSRPYWDEHFLFELSPQSAEILFEVYDHPVIASDPPKFLGLGLVGIDELAVGPASTQLLQLQPRPYETQPVAGAITVDFVFIEGAEIPAGARPQRLKEALRLSTPAINEHIRNGADLADAAVRALQDGALSATGNGGQPSKSTLIIHSVQRVELNKDGRIEVFESPTELDQAVAQAFERAASEAAASKAEQLQLELELDPGTEVQPLASGEPHNETGNGSGTGNEDSTAEFGQPNAASSPNGSGYHNNYNLNGSSGLAGNGSGNGNGNGSSNINGGGYSMNSLPRNGAHLGHLQAGEGMDVLDDRGRSKKQSSAISGFSSASNKTYVHEASTLVLETIENGVKRHFIVPLAIAQRPRWRRKGTKLHIYNDHTFIAKHLSGSGLQCSICMKSIPRRPGKQGYECRDCQLICHKQCHIRAPQACPNPTVLSMELTKLNSAAADRSIRKL; from the exons ATGGATCTGGCAGACCAAATCGATGACTATATCTGTTCGTTCGAGGGACTTGGTGACTTAACAATGGACTCCCTAGCCATCTTCATCTTTCTGTGGGCCGTGCTGGCCCTCTTCTCCGTCTGGCTGTGCAAGCTGCTCTACCGCAAGTATCTCAACAAGGAGAAGACGCCCAGTGCCGCCAACAGTCGCCAGAGCAGCGTGGCCCCCGGGGCGGCCGCTTTGGCCCTCGGCGGCTCCTCCAAGCCGGAGAAGCGACTCTCCGAGCCCAGGGACATGCTGGCCACCAAGAGCAAAGTCGAGGATCTCTCCAAGCCTCTGACTGGCGCCTCGGCTGGCCGTGGTCGCTCTTCGGCCTCGCCCCTAAGCGGTGGTGCCGCTGGCGCCGCCGGACCGCGTCGCCGCGTGGTACGCCAGAGCTCCACGGGGCCGGAGAATCGCAAGAAGCGCTATGTTCCACCGCCCTCCAATGTGGTGGGACCCGAAACG AGCTCTGTCACGTGGACCAGCCAAGTGTTCCGCTGGCTGTACAGCGATCTAGTCATTGTCAACGAGCTGCTCATGTCCTGGGTGATAGCCATCAACGACTCGCTCCGCAAGTCTGTGGAGGAG CATGGAGTGGCCGTGGAAGTGGTCCGAGTGCTGCCCGATAGCCCTGCTCCGGGCCTGAACAACATCTTCTGCAACTGCGATGAGAACAATCCTGCGGATATG CTCATCACGTTCGACTGCGACGCCATGCCGGTGCTGCAGGTGAAGACCTTCCGCCAGAAGTCGGGCAAGGTGGAGACCTCCCACTACAAGGTGACCGTGTCGCGATTCCGCGCCCGCATGGCCATCCCCATGAACTACAACAGTCTCAAGGGCGAGATGCGTGTCGAGGGCTATCCTgat GTGCGCATTGCGATGAACAGCGTGGGGGCCATCAAGCCCATGGACCAGGACGAACAGCAGCTCCAGACGGTCATCAGCGACATCCTGACGACGGCCCTGCGCGACACCGTCTACCCCGTGGACTTCTCCATCTACTCCACCTGCCCGCGGGCCGAGGTGGAGCCCCTGGATCTGCCCGTAATCTATCCCGTTCACTATGACTCCCTGGCG CACAACATGGAGCACCATCTGGGTGGCGTGGGCCTGCGGGACTCGCAGCACATGGTGTCCGGCAGGCGGCTGCTGGTGAAGATCGTCAAGGGCGAGGGCCTGAGGGACGCCCACGACCCCTATGTGGTCATCGAGATGGACGAGCCGGCCCAGAAGAACCAGACGGGCACCCAGCGCGGCAGCAGACCCTACTGGGATGAGCACTTCCTCTT TGAACTCTCCCCGCAGTCTGCAGAGATACTCTTCGAGGTGTACGACCATCCAGTGATCGCCTCGGATCCGCCCAAGTTCCTCGGACTCGGCCTGGTCGGCATCGACGAGCTGGCCGTGGGTCCGGCCTCCacccagctgctgcagctccagccacGCCCCTACGAAACCCAGCCCGTGGCCGGGGCTATCACCGTGGACTTCGTGTTCATCGAGGGAGCCGAGATCCCGGCGGGCGCCCGTCCACAACGCCTCAAGGAGGCCCTGCGCCTCAGCACGCCGGCCATCAATGAACACATCCGCAACGGAGCGGACCTGGCCGACGCCGCGGTCCGCGCTCTGCAGGACGGCGCGCtctccgccaccggaaacggGGGCCAGCCCAGCAAGAGCACCCTCATCATCCACAGCGTCCAGCGG GTCGAGTTGAACAAGGATGGCCGCATCGAGGTCTTTGAATCGCCCACAGAGCTGGACCAGGCCGTGGCCCAGGCCTTCGAGCGGGCCGCCAGCGAGGCAGCGGCCTCCAAGGccgagcagctccagctggagCTCGAGCTGGACCCCGGCACGGAGGTCCAGCCGCTGGCCAGCGGCGAGCCGCACAACGAAACAGGTAACGGTAGTGGTACCGGCAACGAGGACAGTACCGCGGAG TTCGGGCAGCCCAACGCAGCCTCCTCGCCCAACGGCAGCGGCTACCACAACAACTACAACCTCAACGGGAGCAGTGGGCTAGCCGGAAacggcagtggcaatggcaacggcaacggcagctcCAACATCAACGGCGGGGGCTACAGCATGAACAGCCTGCCGCGGAACGGGGCCCATCTGGGGCATCTGCAGGCGGGTGAGGGCATGGACGTGCTGGACGATCGTGGGCGCAGCAAAAAAC AATCCTCGGCCATCTCAGGTTTCTCCTCGGCCAGCAATAAGACCTACGTACACGAGGCCTCCACCTTGGTCCTGGAGACCATCGAGAACGGCGTGAAGCG CCACTTTATTGTGCCTTTGGCCATTGCCCAGAGACCGCGCTGGCGCCGCAAGGGCACCAAGCTGCACATCTACAACGATCACACCTTCATAGCCAAGCATTTGAGCGG AAGCGGCTTGCAGTGCTCGATCTGCATGAAGTCCATACCTCGGAGGCCGGGCAAGCAGGGATACGAGTGCCGCGACTGCCAGCTGATCTGTCACAAGCAGTGTCACATACGGGCGCCCCAGGCCTGTCCCAATCCCACGGTGCTCTCCATGGAACT AACCAAACTTAACTCGGCTGCGGCGGATCGGAGTATACGGAAACTGTAA
- the LOC4804604 gene encoding uncharacterized protein isoform X8, with product MDLADQIDDYICSFEGLGDLTMDSLAIFIFLWAVLALFSVWLCKLLYRKYLNKEKTPSAANSRQSSVAPGAAALALGGSSKPEKRLSEPRDMLATKSKVEDLSKPLTGASAGRGRSSASPLSGGAAGAAGPRRRVVRQSSTGPENRKKRYVPPPSNVVGPETSSVTWTSQVFRWLYSDLVIVNELLMSWVIAINDSLRKSVEEHGVAVEVVRVLPDSPAPGLNNIFCNCDENNPADMLITFDCDAMPVLQVKTFRQKSGKVETSHYKVTVSRFRARMAIPMNYNSLKGEMRVEGYPDVRIAMNSVGAIKPMDQDEQQLQTVISDILTTALRDTVYPVDFSIYSTCPRAEVEPLDLPVIYPVHYDSLAHNMEHHLGGVGLRDSQHMVSGRRLLVKIVKGEGLRDAHDPYVVIEMDEPAQKNQTGTQRGSRPYWDEHFLFELSPQSAEILFEVYDHPVIASDPPKFLGLGLVGIDELAVGPASTQLLQLQPRPYETQPVAGAITVDFVFIEGAEIPAGARPQRLKEALRLSTPAINEHIRNGADLADAAVRALQDGALSATGNGGQPSKSTLIIHSVQRNSGNPNAFKVELNKDGRIEVFESPTELDQAVAQAFERAASEAAASKAEQLQLELELDPGTEVQPLASGEPHNETGNGSGTGNEDSTAEFGQPNAASSPNGSGYHNNYNLNGSSGLAGNGSGNGNGNGSSNINGGGYSMNSLPRNGAHLGHLQAGEGMDVLDDRGRSKKRNFFGTLKKRLSRSKTRTLSADQPNSNHKSLSATNSNYANTTTTSTGLPRTATGTLNGPRMGIGSAITDHSRRSSISESSAISGFSSASNKTYVHEASTLVLETIENGVKRHFIVPLAIAQRPRWRRKGTKLHIYNDHTFIAKHLSGSGLQCSICMKSIPRRPGKQGYECRDCQLICHKQCHIRAPQACPNPTVLSMELTKLNSAAADRSIRKL from the exons ATGGATCTGGCAGACCAAATCGATGACTATATCTGTTCGTTCGAGGGACTTGGTGACTTAACAATGGACTCCCTAGCCATCTTCATCTTTCTGTGGGCCGTGCTGGCCCTCTTCTCCGTCTGGCTGTGCAAGCTGCTCTACCGCAAGTATCTCAACAAGGAGAAGACGCCCAGTGCCGCCAACAGTCGCCAGAGCAGCGTGGCCCCCGGGGCGGCCGCTTTGGCCCTCGGCGGCTCCTCCAAGCCGGAGAAGCGACTCTCCGAGCCCAGGGACATGCTGGCCACCAAGAGCAAAGTCGAGGATCTCTCCAAGCCTCTGACTGGCGCCTCGGCTGGCCGTGGTCGCTCTTCGGCCTCGCCCCTAAGCGGTGGTGCCGCTGGCGCCGCCGGACCGCGTCGCCGCGTGGTACGCCAGAGCTCCACGGGGCCGGAGAATCGCAAGAAGCGCTATGTTCCACCGCCCTCCAATGTGGTGGGACCCGAAACG AGCTCTGTCACGTGGACCAGCCAAGTGTTCCGCTGGCTGTACAGCGATCTAGTCATTGTCAACGAGCTGCTCATGTCCTGGGTGATAGCCATCAACGACTCGCTCCGCAAGTCTGTGGAGGAG CATGGAGTGGCCGTGGAAGTGGTCCGAGTGCTGCCCGATAGCCCTGCTCCGGGCCTGAACAACATCTTCTGCAACTGCGATGAGAACAATCCTGCGGATATG CTCATCACGTTCGACTGCGACGCCATGCCGGTGCTGCAGGTGAAGACCTTCCGCCAGAAGTCGGGCAAGGTGGAGACCTCCCACTACAAGGTGACCGTGTCGCGATTCCGCGCCCGCATGGCCATCCCCATGAACTACAACAGTCTCAAGGGCGAGATGCGTGTCGAGGGCTATCCTgat GTGCGCATTGCGATGAACAGCGTGGGGGCCATCAAGCCCATGGACCAGGACGAACAGCAGCTCCAGACGGTCATCAGCGACATCCTGACGACGGCCCTGCGCGACACCGTCTACCCCGTGGACTTCTCCATCTACTCCACCTGCCCGCGGGCCGAGGTGGAGCCCCTGGATCTGCCCGTAATCTATCCCGTTCACTATGACTCCCTGGCG CACAACATGGAGCACCATCTGGGTGGCGTGGGCCTGCGGGACTCGCAGCACATGGTGTCCGGCAGGCGGCTGCTGGTGAAGATCGTCAAGGGCGAGGGCCTGAGGGACGCCCACGACCCCTATGTGGTCATCGAGATGGACGAGCCGGCCCAGAAGAACCAGACGGGCACCCAGCGCGGCAGCAGACCCTACTGGGATGAGCACTTCCTCTT TGAACTCTCCCCGCAGTCTGCAGAGATACTCTTCGAGGTGTACGACCATCCAGTGATCGCCTCGGATCCGCCCAAGTTCCTCGGACTCGGCCTGGTCGGCATCGACGAGCTGGCCGTGGGTCCGGCCTCCacccagctgctgcagctccagccacGCCCCTACGAAACCCAGCCCGTGGCCGGGGCTATCACCGTGGACTTCGTGTTCATCGAGGGAGCCGAGATCCCGGCGGGCGCCCGTCCACAACGCCTCAAGGAGGCCCTGCGCCTCAGCACGCCGGCCATCAATGAACACATCCGCAACGGAGCGGACCTGGCCGACGCCGCGGTCCGCGCTCTGCAGGACGGCGCGCtctccgccaccggaaacggGGGCCAGCCCAGCAAGAGCACCCTCATCATCCACAGCGTCCAGCGG AACTCGGGCAATCCGAATGCATTTAAG GTCGAGTTGAACAAGGATGGCCGCATCGAGGTCTTTGAATCGCCCACAGAGCTGGACCAGGCCGTGGCCCAGGCCTTCGAGCGGGCCGCCAGCGAGGCAGCGGCCTCCAAGGccgagcagctccagctggagCTCGAGCTGGACCCCGGCACGGAGGTCCAGCCGCTGGCCAGCGGCGAGCCGCACAACGAAACAGGTAACGGTAGTGGTACCGGCAACGAGGACAGTACCGCGGAG TTCGGGCAGCCCAACGCAGCCTCCTCGCCCAACGGCAGCGGCTACCACAACAACTACAACCTCAACGGGAGCAGTGGGCTAGCCGGAAacggcagtggcaatggcaacggcaacggcagctcCAACATCAACGGCGGGGGCTACAGCATGAACAGCCTGCCGCGGAACGGGGCCCATCTGGGGCATCTGCAGGCGGGTGAGGGCATGGACGTGCTGGACGATCGTGGGCGCAGCAAAAAACGTAATTTCTTTGGCACCCTGAAGAAGCGGCTCAGCCGCTCCAAGACACGCACCCTCTCGGCAGATCAGCCCAATAGCAATCACAAATCACTATCAGCCACCAACTCGAACTACGCCAATACTACAACAACATCGACAGGACTACCCCGAACCGCCACCGGAACCCTCAATG GACCCCGCATGGGCATTGGCTCCGCCATCACCGACCATTCACGACGCTCTTCAATTTCAGAATCCTCGGCCATCTCAGGTTTCTCCTCGGCCAGCAATAAGACCTACGTACACGAGGCCTCCACCTTGGTCCTGGAGACCATCGAGAACGGCGTGAAGCG CCACTTTATTGTGCCTTTGGCCATTGCCCAGAGACCGCGCTGGCGCCGCAAGGGCACCAAGCTGCACATCTACAACGATCACACCTTCATAGCCAAGCATTTGAGCGG AAGCGGCTTGCAGTGCTCGATCTGCATGAAGTCCATACCTCGGAGGCCGGGCAAGCAGGGATACGAGTGCCGCGACTGCCAGCTGATCTGTCACAAGCAGTGTCACATACGGGCGCCCCAGGCCTGTCCCAATCCCACGGTGCTCTCCATGGAACT AACCAAACTTAACTCGGCTGCGGCGGATCGGAGTATACGGAAACTGTAA
- the LOC4804604 gene encoding uncharacterized protein isoform X14 codes for MDLADQIDDYICSFEGLGDLTMDSLAIFIFLWAVLALFSVWLCKLLYRKYLNKEKTPSAANSRQSSVAPGAAALALGGSSKPEKRLSEPRDMLATKSKVEDLSKPLTGASAGRGRSSASPLSGGAAGAAGPRRRVVRQSSTGPENRKKRYVPPPSNVVGPETSSVTWTSQVFRWLYSDLVIVNELLMSWVIAINDSLRKSVEEHGVAVEVVRVLPDSPAPGLNNIFCNCDENNPADMLITFDCDAMPVLQVKTFRQKSGKVETSHYKVTVSRFRARMAIPMNYNSLKGEMRVEGYPDVRIAMNSVGAIKPMDQDEQQLQTVISDILTTALRDTVYPVDFSIYSTCPRAEVEPLDLPVIYPVHYDSLAHNMEHHLGGVGLRDSQHMVSGRRLLVKIVKGEGLRDAHDPYVVIEMDEPAQKNQTGTQRGSRPYWDEHFLFELSPQSAEILFEVYDHPVIASDPPKFLGLGLVGIDELAVGPASTQLLQLQPRPYETQPVAGAITVDFVFIEGAEIPAGARPQRLKEALRLSTPAINEHIRNGADLADAAVRALQDGALSATGNGGQPSKSTLIIHSVQRNSGNPNAFKVELNKDGRIEVFESPTELDQAVAQAFERAASEAAASKAEQLQLELELDPGTEVQPLASGEPHNETGNGSGTGNEDSTAEFGQPNAASSPNGSGYHNNYNLNGSSGLAGNGSGNGNGNGSSNINGGGYSMNSLPRNGAHLGHLQAGEGMDVLDDRGRSKKRPRMGIGSAITDHSRRSSISESSAISGFSSASNKTYVHEASTLVLETIENGVKRHFIVPLAIAQRPRWRRKGTKLHIYNDHTFIAKHLSGSGLQCSICMKSIPRRPGKQGYECRDCQLICHKQCHIRAPQACPNPTVLSMELTKLNSAAADRSIRKL; via the exons ATGGATCTGGCAGACCAAATCGATGACTATATCTGTTCGTTCGAGGGACTTGGTGACTTAACAATGGACTCCCTAGCCATCTTCATCTTTCTGTGGGCCGTGCTGGCCCTCTTCTCCGTCTGGCTGTGCAAGCTGCTCTACCGCAAGTATCTCAACAAGGAGAAGACGCCCAGTGCCGCCAACAGTCGCCAGAGCAGCGTGGCCCCCGGGGCGGCCGCTTTGGCCCTCGGCGGCTCCTCCAAGCCGGAGAAGCGACTCTCCGAGCCCAGGGACATGCTGGCCACCAAGAGCAAAGTCGAGGATCTCTCCAAGCCTCTGACTGGCGCCTCGGCTGGCCGTGGTCGCTCTTCGGCCTCGCCCCTAAGCGGTGGTGCCGCTGGCGCCGCCGGACCGCGTCGCCGCGTGGTACGCCAGAGCTCCACGGGGCCGGAGAATCGCAAGAAGCGCTATGTTCCACCGCCCTCCAATGTGGTGGGACCCGAAACG AGCTCTGTCACGTGGACCAGCCAAGTGTTCCGCTGGCTGTACAGCGATCTAGTCATTGTCAACGAGCTGCTCATGTCCTGGGTGATAGCCATCAACGACTCGCTCCGCAAGTCTGTGGAGGAG CATGGAGTGGCCGTGGAAGTGGTCCGAGTGCTGCCCGATAGCCCTGCTCCGGGCCTGAACAACATCTTCTGCAACTGCGATGAGAACAATCCTGCGGATATG CTCATCACGTTCGACTGCGACGCCATGCCGGTGCTGCAGGTGAAGACCTTCCGCCAGAAGTCGGGCAAGGTGGAGACCTCCCACTACAAGGTGACCGTGTCGCGATTCCGCGCCCGCATGGCCATCCCCATGAACTACAACAGTCTCAAGGGCGAGATGCGTGTCGAGGGCTATCCTgat GTGCGCATTGCGATGAACAGCGTGGGGGCCATCAAGCCCATGGACCAGGACGAACAGCAGCTCCAGACGGTCATCAGCGACATCCTGACGACGGCCCTGCGCGACACCGTCTACCCCGTGGACTTCTCCATCTACTCCACCTGCCCGCGGGCCGAGGTGGAGCCCCTGGATCTGCCCGTAATCTATCCCGTTCACTATGACTCCCTGGCG CACAACATGGAGCACCATCTGGGTGGCGTGGGCCTGCGGGACTCGCAGCACATGGTGTCCGGCAGGCGGCTGCTGGTGAAGATCGTCAAGGGCGAGGGCCTGAGGGACGCCCACGACCCCTATGTGGTCATCGAGATGGACGAGCCGGCCCAGAAGAACCAGACGGGCACCCAGCGCGGCAGCAGACCCTACTGGGATGAGCACTTCCTCTT TGAACTCTCCCCGCAGTCTGCAGAGATACTCTTCGAGGTGTACGACCATCCAGTGATCGCCTCGGATCCGCCCAAGTTCCTCGGACTCGGCCTGGTCGGCATCGACGAGCTGGCCGTGGGTCCGGCCTCCacccagctgctgcagctccagccacGCCCCTACGAAACCCAGCCCGTGGCCGGGGCTATCACCGTGGACTTCGTGTTCATCGAGGGAGCCGAGATCCCGGCGGGCGCCCGTCCACAACGCCTCAAGGAGGCCCTGCGCCTCAGCACGCCGGCCATCAATGAACACATCCGCAACGGAGCGGACCTGGCCGACGCCGCGGTCCGCGCTCTGCAGGACGGCGCGCtctccgccaccggaaacggGGGCCAGCCCAGCAAGAGCACCCTCATCATCCACAGCGTCCAGCGG AACTCGGGCAATCCGAATGCATTTAAG GTCGAGTTGAACAAGGATGGCCGCATCGAGGTCTTTGAATCGCCCACAGAGCTGGACCAGGCCGTGGCCCAGGCCTTCGAGCGGGCCGCCAGCGAGGCAGCGGCCTCCAAGGccgagcagctccagctggagCTCGAGCTGGACCCCGGCACGGAGGTCCAGCCGCTGGCCAGCGGCGAGCCGCACAACGAAACAGGTAACGGTAGTGGTACCGGCAACGAGGACAGTACCGCGGAG TTCGGGCAGCCCAACGCAGCCTCCTCGCCCAACGGCAGCGGCTACCACAACAACTACAACCTCAACGGGAGCAGTGGGCTAGCCGGAAacggcagtggcaatggcaacggcaacggcagctcCAACATCAACGGCGGGGGCTACAGCATGAACAGCCTGCCGCGGAACGGGGCCCATCTGGGGCATCTGCAGGCGGGTGAGGGCATGGACGTGCTGGACGATCGTGGGCGCAGCAAAAAAC GACCCCGCATGGGCATTGGCTCCGCCATCACCGACCATTCACGACGCTCTTCAATTTCAGAATCCTCGGCCATCTCAGGTTTCTCCTCGGCCAGCAATAAGACCTACGTACACGAGGCCTCCACCTTGGTCCTGGAGACCATCGAGAACGGCGTGAAGCG CCACTTTATTGTGCCTTTGGCCATTGCCCAGAGACCGCGCTGGCGCCGCAAGGGCACCAAGCTGCACATCTACAACGATCACACCTTCATAGCCAAGCATTTGAGCGG AAGCGGCTTGCAGTGCTCGATCTGCATGAAGTCCATACCTCGGAGGCCGGGCAAGCAGGGATACGAGTGCCGCGACTGCCAGCTGATCTGTCACAAGCAGTGTCACATACGGGCGCCCCAGGCCTGTCCCAATCCCACGGTGCTCTCCATGGAACT AACCAAACTTAACTCGGCTGCGGCGGATCGGAGTATACGGAAACTGTAA